In one window of Thalassotalea agarivorans DNA:
- the efp gene encoding elongation factor P: MANFSTNQFKAGLKIMVDGEPCNILENEIVKPGKGQAFNRVKIRKLLSGKVLEKTFKSGDSVEGADVMDVDLAYLYADGEFWHFMNNETFEQIAADEKAVGDMAKWLVEGDICTITNWNGSPISVTPPNFVELEITETDPGLKGDTAGTGGKPATLTTGAVVRVPLFVQIGEVVKVDTRSGEYVSRAGK; encoded by the coding sequence ATGGCTAATTTCAGTACAAACCAATTTAAAGCCGGCCTTAAAATAATGGTTGACGGCGAACCTTGCAACATTTTAGAGAACGAAATTGTTAAGCCAGGTAAAGGACAAGCATTTAACCGCGTAAAAATTCGCAAATTATTATCGGGTAAAGTGCTGGAAAAAACATTCAAGTCAGGTGACTCTGTTGAAGGCGCTGATGTTATGGATGTTGACTTAGCATACTTGTATGCTGATGGTGAATTCTGGCATTTCATGAACAATGAAACCTTTGAGCAAATTGCTGCTGACGAGAAAGCAGTTGGTGACATGGCAAAATGGTTAGTTGAAGGTGATATCTGTACGATCACTAACTGGAATGGTTCTCCAATTTCAGTAACCCCGCCAAATTTTGTTGAGTTGGAAATTACTGAAACAGATCCAGGCCTTAAAGGTGATACTGCCGGAACTGGTGGTAAACCAGCTACTTTAACAACGGGTGCTGTAGTCAGAGTACCTTTGTTTGTTCAGATTGGTGAGGTAGTAAAGGTTGATACTCGTTCAGGTGAATACGTCTCTCGTGCTGGTAAATAG
- the bshA gene encoding N-acetyl-alpha-D-glucosaminyl L-malate synthase BshA, with amino-acid sequence MKIGIVCHPSIGGSGLVATQLGVGLAKKGHEVHFIAQMRPFKLDELPNVFFHDVERINYPLFDDPLVTFALTAKIVEVATEFQLDIVHAHYSIPHSLSCYLANEISPHKFAVITTIHGTDVTIVGRDKPLFPLNRFSINRSCMVTTVSHFQKHYVEKHFDIEKEIVVVHNFIDSKVFTPNNYSDKTRAKLAAADEKIIMHISNFRPVKNTDTVIKVFKNLTEKVNARLILLGDGPELARTKTMCAELGIGDKVTALGKVRNVETLLPVADCIIQPSFNESFSMVALEAMACGVPPVLSNCDGIPEVVVDGVTGFMADPLDVEKLTDACYKILSDRVLAEKMADAGRAHAIKTFAWEEKVSEYEAVYQQAIVLRQNEKC; translated from the coding sequence ATGAAGATAGGTATTGTTTGCCACCCTAGCATAGGTGGTTCGGGTCTTGTTGCGACTCAGTTAGGTGTAGGGCTAGCAAAAAAAGGCCATGAAGTGCACTTTATCGCACAGATGAGACCTTTCAAGTTAGATGAATTGCCCAATGTATTCTTTCATGACGTAGAGCGCATTAACTATCCGTTGTTTGACGACCCTTTGGTGACATTTGCGTTAACAGCAAAAATTGTCGAAGTTGCCACCGAGTTTCAACTTGATATCGTTCATGCTCACTATTCTATTCCACACTCGCTAAGTTGTTATTTAGCAAATGAAATTAGTCCACATAAATTTGCCGTAATTACCACCATACATGGCACCGATGTCACCATTGTTGGTCGTGACAAGCCGTTATTTCCATTAAATCGGTTTAGTATCAATCGCAGTTGTATGGTAACCACTGTGTCTCATTTCCAAAAACATTATGTCGAGAAACATTTTGATATCGAAAAAGAAATTGTTGTTGTGCATAACTTTATCGATTCAAAAGTTTTTACGCCGAATAACTACAGTGATAAAACACGCGCGAAATTGGCTGCCGCTGATGAAAAAATCATTATGCATATTTCGAATTTCAGACCGGTGAAAAATACCGATACGGTGATTAAGGTATTTAAGAACTTGACCGAAAAAGTAAATGCTAGACTAATTTTATTAGGGGACGGCCCTGAGCTTGCAAGAACAAAAACCATGTGCGCCGAACTGGGTATTGGCGATAAAGTTACTGCATTGGGAAAGGTCAGAAATGTCGAAACTTTGCTTCCTGTTGCTGACTGTATTATTCAACCAAGTTTTAATGAATCGTTTTCCATGGTGGCGCTAGAAGCTATGGCATGTGGAGTCCCGCCTGTGCTGAGCAATTGTGATGGCATACCAGAAGTTGTTGTTGATGGCGTTACAGGGTTTATGGCAGACCCGTTAGATGTCGAAAAATTAACAGATGCGTGTTATAAAATCTTAAGTGATCGTGTGTTGGCCGAAAAAATGGCTGATGCAGGCAGAGCGCATGCCATTAAAACCTTTGCTTGGGAAGAGAAGGTCAGTGAGTATGAAGCTGTGTATCAACAGGCAATCGTATTGCGCCAAAATGAGAAGTGTTAA
- a CDS encoding mechanosensitive ion channel family protein — translation MFASLLLFLSPEAFAYQEEGVSVKQVLEQQEDAEKEQLEGAENAFDVPSDEFNRGQPRSAMAGFLRAARNNDFALAANYLDLRNLSDATKVYGGEELARKLYVILNRSLWVDLHAISEHPKGNLTEEVPSYRELVGKITTKNGRVNVLLQRIPRKEDRVRIWKISNATVEQIPALYKEFGYDAYGEWLSRHLPSASAFGVELWQWLYYLSITFAYYLAVAIVTFIATLIIKRVNKEVKPYTISFIRGPVTLLATIIIARSILVEENMTFAVRAIFEGATILIFAWCWFFFRAVDLVNEVMKERFISQEKPLAVYLLRPAGTVFKSIIVIVGFLVWLENLGFSATTLLAGLGIGGIAFALAAQKTIENIIGAVTLYTSAPVKIGDYCRFGTQRGVVEEIGLRATRIRTVERTVVHIANSQFVDLQIENYTERERIAYRPRIRVAPDTKHAKLQAFMTDFKALLDAHDMILEKPCRVFLRGFTVQGLDLYVLAYVGTLDWELYLSTTSEINLQALELLNKHDVKVVYTIDMNTAT, via the coding sequence ATGTTTGCTAGCTTACTATTGTTTTTGAGTCCTGAAGCGTTCGCTTATCAGGAGGAAGGTGTATCCGTTAAACAAGTGCTAGAGCAACAAGAAGACGCTGAAAAAGAACAGCTAGAAGGAGCTGAAAATGCCTTTGATGTGCCTTCTGACGAATTTAATCGCGGCCAACCAAGAAGTGCAATGGCGGGTTTTTTGCGTGCAGCAAGAAATAATGACTTTGCATTGGCGGCAAACTATCTTGATTTACGCAACCTATCAGACGCGACCAAAGTGTATGGTGGTGAAGAACTTGCACGTAAGCTTTACGTCATACTGAATCGATCATTATGGGTAGACTTGCATGCCATTAGTGAACACCCCAAAGGGAATTTGACTGAAGAAGTACCTAGTTACCGAGAACTGGTAGGCAAAATCACAACCAAAAATGGTCGCGTGAACGTGCTACTGCAGCGTATTCCGCGCAAGGAAGATCGGGTACGAATTTGGAAAATCTCAAACGCAACAGTAGAACAAATTCCTGCGCTATACAAAGAATTTGGTTATGACGCGTACGGAGAGTGGTTAAGTCGTCATCTGCCTTCAGCAAGTGCGTTTGGTGTTGAGCTTTGGCAATGGCTGTATTACTTGTCAATTACCTTTGCGTATTACCTAGCGGTGGCAATCGTAACCTTTATCGCTACCTTGATTATTAAACGCGTCAATAAAGAAGTTAAACCTTACACCATTAGTTTTATTCGTGGTCCTGTTACCTTGCTCGCTACGATTATTATTGCACGATCAATTCTAGTCGAAGAGAACATGACATTTGCCGTTAGGGCGATATTTGAAGGGGCCACCATACTGATATTTGCATGGTGTTGGTTCTTCTTCCGCGCGGTAGATCTTGTTAATGAAGTGATGAAAGAGCGCTTTATTTCACAAGAAAAACCGCTAGCCGTCTACTTACTGCGTCCAGCAGGTACAGTGTTTAAAAGTATTATCGTTATCGTCGGCTTTTTAGTTTGGTTGGAAAATCTTGGCTTTAGCGCAACCACGCTGCTAGCGGGTTTAGGTATTGGTGGTATCGCGTTTGCTTTGGCCGCCCAAAAAACTATTGAAAACATCATTGGTGCGGTGACCTTATATACTTCGGCGCCCGTTAAAATTGGCGACTATTGCCGTTTTGGCACGCAACGTGGTGTGGTTGAAGAAATAGGATTAAGAGCAACGCGTATTCGTACTGTTGAACGCACAGTTGTTCATATTGCCAATTCTCAGTTTGTTGACCTACAAATCGAAAACTATACGGAACGCGAGCGAATCGCTTACAGACCAAGAATTCGGGTAGCGCCAGATACTAAGCATGCAAAGTTACAGGCATTTATGACCGACTTTAAAGCGCTGCTTGATGCTCATGATATGATTTTGGAAAAGCCATGTCGTGTGTTTTTGCGGGGCTTTACCGTTCAAGGGTTAGATCTTTATGTACTGGCGTACGTGGGTACCTTGGATTGGGAGCTGTATTTAAGTACGACAAGTGAGATTAACTTGCAAGCATTGGAGTTGCTTAATAAACATGACGTTAAAGTAGTATATACTATCGACATGAATACAGCGACGTGA
- a CDS encoding outer membrane beta-barrel protein: protein MKMSKWGTIVGSILLFWITTTQALANESIRSGKWEGSFQIIGADDQFIESYEGSTLEIKDDLGWGFTLGYNFNPHVAVNFEMVATRPTYKANLIDDNGNEVPEIHHKADIWHSQFNLVYNVFSTKFTPYVQAGVGWTYIDSNIASAPPEGVCWWDPWWGWICDTYQATYNDSRFSYNGAVGLKYEFDNYSFVRAGVGMNFVSTNSGEDLDLTVVKLEIGSLF, encoded by the coding sequence ATGAAAATGAGTAAATGGGGTACTATCGTCGGGAGTATATTGCTCTTTTGGATCACAACGACACAAGCGCTTGCCAATGAATCCATTCGCTCGGGCAAATGGGAAGGCAGTTTCCAAATTATTGGTGCTGATGATCAATTCATTGAAAGTTACGAAGGCTCAACACTCGAAATTAAAGATGATTTAGGTTGGGGTTTTACTTTAGGGTATAACTTTAACCCACACGTCGCCGTAAATTTTGAAATGGTAGCGACAAGACCTACCTATAAAGCCAACTTAATCGATGACAATGGTAATGAAGTACCTGAGATTCATCACAAAGCAGATATTTGGCATAGCCAATTTAATCTGGTTTATAACGTATTTAGCACAAAGTTTACGCCGTACGTTCAAGCTGGCGTTGGCTGGACCTATATTGATTCGAACATTGCCAGCGCGCCGCCAGAAGGCGTTTGTTGGTGGGATCCTTGGTGGGGTTGGATTTGCGACACCTATCAAGCGACCTACAATGACTCGCGCTTTTCATACAATGGCGCCGTGGGTTTGAAGTATGAATTTGATAACTATAGTTTTGTACGTGCGGGTGTCGGCATGAACTTTGTCAGCACAAATAGCGGGGAAGACCTCGATCTAACTGTGGTAAAACTAGAGATTGGTTCGCTGTTTTAA
- a CDS encoding ABC transporter permease → MSSSVNYIALKSILHKETHRFMRIWVQTLVPPAITISLYFIIFGSLIGSRIGQMGGFDYMSFIVPGLIMMSVITNSYSNVASSFFSAKWQRNLEEMLVAPVPNWVIVAGYVGGGMARGILVGIIVTIIAMFFTQIQIHNIWVIIVTVALTSATFALGGLINAIFAGSFDDISIIPTFVLTPLTYLGGVFYSLSLLPEFWQWVSKVNPIVYMVNAFRYGFLGYTDVDLTLSFTVLGVFIVTLFTVAMTLITKGIGLRS, encoded by the coding sequence ATGTCATCGAGTGTGAATTACATTGCTCTAAAAAGCATTCTACATAAAGAAACACACCGCTTTATGCGTATCTGGGTGCAAACACTTGTACCGCCTGCCATTACCATAAGTTTATATTTTATAATCTTTGGCTCGTTGATTGGTTCTAGAATAGGTCAAATGGGGGGATTTGATTATATGTCATTTATCGTCCCTGGCCTGATTATGATGAGTGTAATAACAAACTCCTACTCTAATGTGGCATCGAGCTTTTTCTCGGCTAAATGGCAGCGAAACCTTGAAGAAATGTTGGTAGCACCTGTGCCTAATTGGGTTATTGTCGCCGGCTACGTGGGTGGCGGCATGGCAAGAGGTATCCTAGTCGGTATCATTGTTACCATTATTGCGATGTTTTTTACTCAAATTCAAATTCACAATATTTGGGTAATCATCGTAACCGTTGCACTTACCTCTGCTACTTTTGCGCTTGGTGGCTTGATTAATGCGATTTTTGCCGGCAGTTTCGATGATATATCAATCATCCCAACTTTCGTATTAACCCCATTAACTTATTTGGGTGGCGTGTTTTATTCATTGAGCTTATTACCTGAGTTTTGGCAGTGGGTGTCAAAAGTCAATCCAATCGTTTATATGGTTAACGCGTTTAGGTATGGATTTTTAGGCTATACCGATGTCGATTTAACCTTGAGTTTTACCGTGCTTGGCGTATTTATTGTGACTTTGTTTACCGTTGCAATGACACTGATAACTAAAGGGATAGGGTTACGCTCGTAA
- a CDS encoding DUF3016 domain-containing protein yields the protein MKKLVSKIAVLVFGAALMAGCSSTGEQETSYVSDSFETVKITWQDFDKYRDIRSGQESRKGFRERVFNTMNKHFNELMGNLPQGYKLDMVVTNVDLAGDTIMTTNQIRVIKEPYYPSFDFSYKLMDNTGKVVAEATDVNVKDMNFLQSVTLKYRRDFLGHEKFMFDKWFKDTFGEFYEAK from the coding sequence ATGAAAAAATTAGTTTCTAAAATAGCTGTGTTAGTGTTTGGCGCAGCGTTAATGGCGGGTTGTTCTTCTACTGGAGAGCAAGAAACTTCGTATGTTTCTGATAGTTTTGAAACGGTAAAAATTACTTGGCAAGACTTTGACAAGTATCGTGATATTCGCTCCGGACAAGAGTCTCGCAAGGGCTTTAGAGAGCGTGTATTCAATACTATGAACAAACATTTCAATGAGCTTATGGGTAACTTACCACAAGGTTACAAGTTAGATATGGTTGTTACCAATGTTGATTTAGCTGGTGATACGATTATGACCACAAATCAAATCCGTGTGATTAAAGAGCCATACTACCCAAGCTTTGATTTTTCATACAAATTGATGGACAACACAGGTAAGGTTGTAGCTGAAGCTACAGATGTTAATGTAAAAGACATGAACTTCTTACAAAGTGTTACCTTGAAATATCGTAGAGACTTTTTAGGACATGAGAAATTTATGTTCGATAAATGGTTCAAAGATACCTTTGGTGAATTTTACGAAGCAAAATAG
- the epmB gene encoding EF-P beta-lysylation protein EpmB has translation MPQIITQIEPNLHTSWKKELAEVITDPKELLLALSIPPEQYEQAFAARKLFPVRVPRPYLSRIEQGNINDPLLKQVMPMADEFVETPGYVTDPLEEHDTAVEGLLHKYKNRVLLIVKAGCAINCRYCFRRHFPYEDNSPNKVRWQQALDYIEQHSEIDEVIFSGGDPLMANDQQLAWFVEKIEQISHIKRLRIHTRLAVVIPSRITQAFCQMLAQSRLNVVLVTHINHANEIDQDVADAVEKLKRAGITLLNQSVLLKEVNDNVEQLVALSNALFDIGILPYYLHTFDAVQGAAHFDTGIEKAQALYEQLLANLSGYLVPKLVKEIAGEPNKTPINLR, from the coding sequence ATGCCGCAAATAATAACGCAAATCGAACCAAATTTGCACACTTCTTGGAAAAAAGAATTGGCAGAAGTGATCACAGATCCCAAAGAACTGTTGCTCGCTTTATCCATTCCACCTGAACAATACGAACAAGCCTTTGCTGCGCGTAAACTTTTTCCTGTGCGCGTACCGCGTCCGTACCTATCACGAATTGAGCAGGGCAACATCAACGATCCGTTGCTAAAACAAGTGATGCCGATGGCTGACGAGTTTGTGGAAACACCTGGTTATGTAACCGACCCGTTAGAAGAGCATGATACTGCGGTTGAAGGTTTACTACATAAATACAAAAATCGAGTGCTGTTAATCGTAAAGGCCGGATGTGCAATCAATTGCCGTTACTGTTTTAGGCGACACTTTCCCTACGAAGATAACAGCCCCAATAAAGTGAGGTGGCAACAAGCACTCGACTATATCGAGCAGCACAGCGAAATAGACGAAGTGATTTTTAGCGGTGGCGACCCATTGATGGCAAACGATCAGCAATTAGCATGGTTTGTCGAAAAAATAGAGCAGATAAGCCACATAAAAAGGTTGCGCATTCATACTCGATTAGCGGTGGTAATACCGAGCCGTATCACTCAGGCCTTTTGCCAAATGTTAGCGCAATCGCGCCTTAATGTTGTACTAGTTACTCATATCAATCACGCCAATGAAATCGACCAAGATGTCGCTGATGCTGTTGAAAAACTTAAACGTGCAGGTATCACGCTGTTAAACCAAAGCGTTTTACTTAAAGAGGTTAATGACAATGTTGAACAGCTAGTTGCGTTAAGTAATGCATTATTTGATATCGGTATTTTACCCTATTACTTGCATACTTTTGACGCCGTCCAAGGTGCAGCACATTTCGATACAGGCATCGAGAAAGCGCAAGCTTTGTATGAACAATTGTTAGCAAACTTGTCGGGCTATTTAGTCCCTAAATTGGTAAAAGAAATCGCAGGCGAACCTAACAAAACGCCTATAAATTTGAGATAA
- the trmB gene encoding tRNA (guanine(46)-N(7))-methyltransferase TrmB has product MSDIETTPSGDSKAIISNQTGIHDNLQKIVEKHAKHAFQKPIQAHTQIAFDEVNKLVQAHQGDIILDACCGVGQSTRILAQQHPDALVIGVDKSANRIERQVEDIWSADNYVLVRADLNDFFRLVEQAKWPVTKHYVLYPNPWPKSKHVQRRWHGSAVFPTMLNIGKEMILRSNWRLYLEEFQYAAQLLNISSEISAVAPAQQALTPFEAKYQNSSQQCWQLKLKLS; this is encoded by the coding sequence ATGTCTGATATTGAAACAACACCATCGGGTGATTCAAAGGCGATCATCAGCAACCAGACGGGCATACATGACAATTTGCAGAAAATCGTTGAGAAGCATGCTAAGCATGCTTTTCAAAAGCCTATTCAAGCGCATACGCAAATCGCCTTTGATGAAGTTAATAAATTAGTTCAGGCACACCAAGGCGACATTATTCTTGATGCATGCTGCGGTGTCGGGCAAAGCACGCGAATTCTCGCACAACAACATCCTGACGCTTTAGTGATTGGGGTGGACAAATCAGCTAATCGTATCGAACGGCAGGTGGAGGATATTTGGTCTGCAGATAATTATGTTTTAGTGCGTGCAGATTTAAATGATTTTTTCAGACTCGTTGAACAAGCAAAGTGGCCGGTAACCAAGCATTATGTGTTGTACCCTAATCCATGGCCAAAATCTAAGCATGTTCAGCGCCGCTGGCATGGCAGTGCTGTTTTTCCAACGATGCTCAATATTGGCAAAGAGATGATTTTGCGAAGTAACTGGCGTTTATATCTAGAAGAGTTTCAATACGCCGCTCAATTGTTGAATATCAGTAGTGAAATCAGTGCTGTTGCACCTGCGCAACAAGCGCTTACTCCCTTTGAAGCAAAGTACCAAAACAGCAGTCAACAGTGCTGGCAACTCAAGTTAAAATTAAGTTAA
- a CDS encoding ABC transporter ATP-binding protein: MQHALEITQLKKTYKGGFEALKGIDLSVKEGDFFALLGPNGAGKSTTIGIITSLVNKTAGQVEVFGHSIDSELETAKSYIGLVPQEFNFNQFESLTRILVNQAGYYGVERKEAHVRAEKYLKQLDLWDKRDNAARMLSGGMKRRLMIARALMHEPKILILDEPTAGVDIELRRSMWDFLRTLNQQGITIILTTHYLEEAEMLCRNIAIIDKGTIVENTDMKSLLAKLDKETFVLDLATGSGEAILEGFEYRRIDETTMEVDVEKTRRVNQVFAQLSQQGIDVISMRNKSNRLEELFVNLVKSAQQENA, translated from the coding sequence ATGCAACATGCATTGGAAATAACGCAATTAAAAAAGACCTATAAAGGTGGCTTTGAGGCGTTAAAAGGTATCGACCTATCTGTTAAAGAGGGCGATTTTTTTGCTTTACTTGGGCCTAATGGCGCAGGCAAGTCTACCACCATCGGTATTATTACCTCGCTAGTCAACAAAACTGCTGGTCAAGTTGAAGTCTTTGGGCATAGTATCGACAGCGAATTGGAAACCGCCAAAAGTTATATTGGATTAGTGCCTCAAGAATTCAACTTCAATCAGTTTGAATCGCTCACCCGAATTTTGGTTAATCAGGCGGGTTACTATGGCGTAGAAAGAAAAGAAGCACATGTACGCGCCGAAAAGTATTTAAAGCAACTCGATTTATGGGACAAACGCGACAATGCTGCTCGCATGTTGTCAGGTGGTATGAAACGTCGTTTGATGATCGCAAGGGCGTTAATGCATGAACCAAAAATTCTTATACTCGATGAGCCAACTGCTGGCGTAGATATCGAATTAAGACGTTCTATGTGGGATTTTTTGCGCACCCTAAATCAGCAAGGAATCACCATTATTTTGACAACGCATTATCTCGAAGAAGCTGAAATGTTGTGTCGCAATATCGCTATTATCGACAAAGGTACCATCGTTGAAAATACCGATATGAAGTCGCTTTTGGCAAAACTTGATAAAGAAACGTTTGTCTTGGATCTAGCGACAGGTAGTGGCGAAGCAATTCTGGAAGGTTTCGAGTATCGACGCATCGACGAAACAACGATGGAAGTAGATGTTGAGAAAACGCGTCGCGTAAACCAGGTATTTGCTCAGCTGTCACAGCAAGGCATCGACGTGATCAGTATGCGCAATAAATCAAACCGCTTGGAAGAGCTTTTCGTTAACCTTGTAAAAAGCGCACAACAGGAGAACGCATAA
- a CDS encoding S9 family peptidase, with amino-acid sequence MNFKPFTKALLISAATASTLFGCQQEDKNTQHINDTAPSLTLEQIYKDQTFRSDGIGRIRWLADGSGYTAVENGESGKDIVVYNPDTLARTVLVSAAQLTPKGSDKALTIDDYSWSADRSKLLIYTNSKKVWRSNSRGDYWVLDLSTNALKQLGGEMQTPSSLMFAKFSPDGEQVAYVHADNIYVESLSSSAIDALTKDGKDGIINGLFDWVYEEEFIIRDGFRWSPDGQHIAYWQLDTSGSKDFIMINNTDTLYPTITKFPYPKVGETNALAKVAIVNLETKKTLWPELPNNSREMYIPRMNWAGNSDAILIQHVNRKQDTNLLYLADAKTGNTRHVFTEKEEHFLDFYDDAHWLDGGEDFIWTSERSGWRHFYKVSRDGSSLVNLTDGNFDVTGLQAIDQTNGWLYFIASPDDVAQRYLYRSKLDGSVLNQRVTPNNFSGSNNYYMSDNGQWAIHYHSSFTEPTQIRLVAVDGHETKHTLMDNKALRDKLATFEHAKTEFFQVKAQDGLPLDGYITRPADFDPNKKYPIIFFVYGEPWGQTVQDRWRGNSYLWDQLLTQKGFIVASIDNRGTRAPKGQAWRKSIYGAVGVLSSRDQSDALTAMAKQWPYIDTDRVGIWGHSGGGSMTLNMLFRYPKQYHVGISSAPVPDQKLYDTIYQERYSGLLPEYEEGYVEGSPITHAKNLEGKLLLIHGTGDDNVHYQGAESLINELIKHNRQFDFMSYPNRSHSIREGEGTVLHYKTMQTNYFVEHLKPE; translated from the coding sequence ATGAATTTTAAACCCTTTACAAAGGCATTGCTAATTTCGGCGGCCACTGCCTCCACATTATTTGGTTGTCAGCAAGAAGATAAAAACACCCAACACATAAATGACACAGCGCCATCATTAACATTGGAACAAATCTACAAAGACCAAACTTTTCGTTCTGATGGTATAGGCCGCATCAGATGGTTAGCCGACGGTTCAGGTTATACCGCAGTAGAAAACGGCGAAAGCGGCAAAGATATTGTCGTTTATAATCCGGATACATTAGCCCGAACTGTTTTGGTAAGCGCGGCTCAATTGACTCCCAAAGGAAGCGACAAGGCATTAACCATCGACGATTACAGCTGGTCAGCAGATCGTTCAAAGTTACTGATTTACACCAATAGCAAAAAAGTTTGGCGCTCAAATAGTCGTGGTGACTATTGGGTGTTGGACTTATCAACAAATGCACTTAAGCAATTAGGTGGCGAGATGCAAACGCCTAGCAGTTTGATGTTTGCTAAGTTTTCACCCGATGGTGAGCAAGTTGCCTATGTACATGCTGACAATATTTATGTCGAATCCTTGAGTAGCAGTGCAATAGATGCGCTAACCAAAGACGGTAAAGACGGTATTATTAACGGTTTGTTTGACTGGGTTTATGAAGAAGAATTCATCATCAGAGACGGCTTTAGGTGGAGCCCTGATGGACAACACATCGCGTATTGGCAACTCGATACTAGCGGTAGCAAAGACTTCATCATGATTAACAACACCGATACCTTGTATCCAACCATTACCAAATTCCCATACCCTAAAGTAGGCGAAACCAATGCACTTGCTAAAGTCGCTATTGTTAATCTAGAGACCAAGAAAACATTATGGCCAGAATTGCCTAACAATTCCCGAGAAATGTATATCCCGCGAATGAATTGGGCCGGTAATAGCGACGCTATTCTGATTCAACATGTCAATCGCAAACAAGACACCAATTTGCTTTATCTTGCCGATGCTAAAACCGGTAATACACGCCATGTTTTTACCGAGAAAGAAGAACACTTTTTAGATTTTTATGATGATGCGCATTGGCTTGACGGCGGCGAGGATTTTATCTGGACAAGTGAACGCAGTGGCTGGCGTCATTTTTACAAAGTATCTCGTGACGGTTCGTCACTTGTTAACTTAACGGATGGCAATTTTGACGTCACCGGTTTACAAGCCATCGATCAAACCAACGGTTGGTTGTACTTTATCGCTTCGCCCGATGACGTTGCTCAACGCTATTTGTATCGCAGTAAACTTGACGGCTCTGTATTAAATCAGCGCGTCACGCCAAACAATTTCTCTGGTTCGAATAACTATTACATGTCTGACAATGGTCAATGGGCTATTCACTATCACTCAAGTTTTACTGAGCCAACACAAATCAGATTAGTTGCTGTTGATGGTCATGAGACTAAACACACCTTGATGGATAACAAAGCATTACGGGATAAACTTGCCACATTTGAACATGCGAAAACAGAGTTTTTCCAAGTAAAAGCGCAAGATGGATTACCACTAGATGGTTATATCACAAGACCTGCAGACTTTGATCCAAACAAAAAGTATCCGATTATCTTTTTCGTTTATGGCGAACCATGGGGACAAACGGTACAAGACAGGTGGCGTGGCAACAGTTATTTGTGGGATCAGTTACTCACCCAAAAAGGCTTTATAGTTGCTTCAATAGATAATCGTGGTACGCGAGCGCCAAAAGGCCAGGCGTGGCGTAAATCAATTTATGGCGCGGTTGGTGTGCTATCTTCACGAGATCAGTCTGATGCATTAACAGCTATGGCAAAGCAATGGCCTTATATCGACACAGACAGAGTGGGTATTTGGGGACATTCAGGTGGTGGTTCTATGACACTTAACATGTTGTTTAGATATCCGAAACAATACCATGTAGGTATTTCTTCTGCACCGGTACCCGATCAGAAGCTTTACGATACTATTTACCAAGAACGTTATTCAGGATTATTACCTGAGTATGAAGAAGGCTATGTAGAAGGTTCACCGATTACTCATGCAAAAAACTTAGAAGGTAAGTTATTGCTTATTCATGGTACAGGTGACGACAACGTGCATTATCAGGGGGCCGAAAGTTTAATTAACGAACTTATTAAACATAATCGTCAATTTGATTTTATGTCGTACCCAAATAGAAGCCATTCGATTCGAGAAGGCGAAGGTACGGTATTGCATTATAAAACCATGCAAACAAACTACTTTGTTGAACACTTGAAACCAGAGTAA